The window AAGCCCTTTTGCGGAAAGATTTTCCAAAAGGGGCTTTACATATTCGGGGCGTATGATAACGAGGAGCAGCATGCCGCTTTGCTGGATTTTCTTCAGCGCCTCAAGCTGTTCAACGGGCGAGGGCTGGCCTTCCACAAAGGTATATTGAATCATTTTAAGATTTTTTATCTTTAATAATTTATCCAGGTGCCTAAGCTGTTCCCTACCGTCAAGATGATAACAGGGATACTCCAGAATTTGCGACTGCGCCTCAAGTTCGCCCAAAACAAATTCGCTGAACTGGCCGGGCGAAAGCATCACCGAAATATCCGACTGCATCTGGGAATGGAGGCCCCTGGCCCAGGAGCCCATCCAGCCGATGCAGGAACCGCCGTGATTGTTGTCCTTTATTGCATCATAAGTGTCGCGTATGATTTCTTCCCATGCATGCTGAATCAGTTTTAGCTCTGCTTTAACCTTGCCGGGGTCTTCGAGCATATCGATCATGAGCTGCTCGCTGCCCCTTAAATGGGCCAAGGCGTCGAGGTTTCCGCAGCAGTCGGGCATGGAAAGAATAAATTCATCGCTGCTGTTGTCCGCCAAATACTTGGCAAGGTTTACTGTGGATTTATATAGAAAAGAATCTTTGGAAAACCGCAATTCTTCTTTTTCGTCAATGGGAAAGAACCAGACCGTTTCGGCAAACTGGTGCCGTATGTTGTTGAAAAACCCGGCGTGGCCTGCTGCGCCAAGGTAAACGGGGATGAGGGGATACGCTTCCCCCAGGTAATAGGTATTTTCGGAATCTATTCTGTTCTGCTTAAGACGGGTTTCCCCATCGGTCCATGCTTTTACAATATCTTCATAACTTGAATACTCAGGCGCTTTGGAAGGCCCTTTAGGCGCAGTAATTCTTATGGCGCAGCGGCCGAAATACTCATGATTCCAGAAAAATTCAAAATGTTTTTTTATAATATCAAAATCAACATACTTCATGTGGTGTCCCGCTCTGATGGTTTTGCAAAAAGTCCACAGGCTTTTAAGGCTCTGTGGACTTTTAAGTACAGATTCTAAGTTGGCTTACTTTGCTTTGAGGTTATAGAGGGCTTTGATACCGTAACCATCGCAGCAAATCGTGGGCGGAATGTTGGAACCGTCGTTGATCTTGGGGAAGCCTGTCCATACGGAGGTATTCACTGTGTGGAAAAGGCCGGGGCGGTACATGAGGCCGGCAGTGGGCATTTCCTGGAGATAGATGATATTGAGCCTGGTCCAGAGCTGCTTAACCTTGGCGGCGTCAGTCTCGGAAGCAAGCTGGTTGATGATCTGGTTGGCTTCCTGGTTCACCCAGCGGCCCCAGTTCTGTACCCGGTTGGGAGTCCCGGCAGGGGGAATATCCTGGGAACCCATGGCTGCATAGGCCCTGGTCCAGGGAGAAGCAGCGCCGGTACCCCCGGGGCTGTCCATGAGAATATCGAAGGTGGTGTTGTCTTTGTCCTGCTGCCAAATGGGGGATTCGGGGAAATAGGTCTGGATATCCATACCTAAAGCGCGGCCCGACTGCGCCACTACTTCGAGAGAAGCGTTCCAGTCCGCCCAACCATAGGGACATTCAGCTTTGAAAGAAAGTTTGACTCCGCCCTTAGCGCGGATACCATCAGCGCCCCTGACCCAGCCGGCCTGATCCAGAAGCTTGTTAGCTCCTGCAATATCAACGCCCGACCACTGATAGGGTTTCAGGGCTTCGGTGTCGATGAGGGCCTGCTCTGCGGGAACAGGGAGCATGAGGGAAGGCACCATCTTGGCAGTGTAGCCTGACATGGCGTTGGTTCCGATCATGTCGTAGTCCAGGGACATGGCAATAGCCCTGCGTACCGCAGGATCATTCAAACCAGGCTTGGTGGTATTGAAGATGATCATGGGGATAACGCCGGGGAAGTAGTAGGGGGCCTGAGGTATGTAGGTCTCTACCGGAGCGCCGCTTTCCCAAATGCGCCATACCTGGGTGATGAACTGCTGGGACATATCAACCTGTCCGGCCCTGAAGGCTTCATCACCCGAAGTGTTATCTTTATACACATTGTGGGCCACGTATTTGGGTGTGGGAAGCTTTCCATAGCGGGAAGCATGTTTGCCCCAATAGTTATCGTTCCTGACGATTACCATCTTGGTGTCATCATGGAAGTAGGGAAGATAAGGGCCCGTCCCGATGACATCCCAGCCTACGAACTGGATCATGGCGGAAGGATCGCTTGAGAGATTCTGCTTGTCCCAATACGCCTTGGAGGTAATGGGATGGGCGGAAATGGCGGCTTCAACGTATTTGGGATTGAAGTTTGAGGGTTTGCCCTTGAACACTACAGTGTAGTTGTCCGTGGAGCTCACGCTGTCCAGATATGCCCAATAGCCCGAGGCGGCAATGGAGTATTTCTGGGCCAGGACAAAGGAATTTACCACGTCCGCGGCTGTCAGGGCCGATCCGTCGCTGAATTTGACGTTCTGATTCAGCTTTACCGTCAGGTTTTGGCCGCTCCAGGCGTAGGAATCGCCAATCTGGGGATAGAGTTTGCCGTCCAGCATGTTGTAGAGGAACAGGGTTTCGAACTGGAGCTGGCGCTCGCCGCCGATAAAGGCGTTGTTGCTGTTCCCGTAAGGGTTGTTCCCGCCGGGGGCGCCCCACTGGAGGCCGTTATAGTAAAGAGTTTCTTTCCGGGGGAGCGTATCCACCGAAACAGCGCCGCTGCTGCCCGATGCTGCGGGTGCGGCGCCCGACTGGCTGCCGGACGCAAACAATGCGCCGCAGACCACCATCAGAACGATGACGAGTGAAATGATTTTTCTTGCTGTTTTCAAAATTCCCTCCTAGGATAATTTAGAATAAAACTTATATAATTATCCACCCGTTCTTTCAGTCTGTCAACTTTTTTTTTCGTGAGATAATGGAGTTTATTGAGAAAAATGATATAAAATCGGAGATATACCCGGTGCGCCGCACAGGCAAGGCCAATGCCTATATTTCCCTCAGCTCGCTTTCCCCCACAAATTTGATGAATTCCTCCCGCGAGGCTTGGGCCTTCTTTTCCAGGCTTAAAATTTCTTCATCCAGGGAGTCTATCTTTTCGTCGATGCCATCCATGCGTTTAAGGTACTTCTGCCCTTGGGGGCTTGTGCTTCCGGCGGACTCAAGGTTTTTCCGCACCCTCTCCTGGTCTTCGATGAGCTTTTCCCTTTTGCCTTCACGCTCTTCCTTTTCTACAGTGGCATTTTCCTCTTTTGCTTTCAGATCCGCTGCTTTGCGGAGGAAATCGCATACATCTTCCGGGAATCCCCCGGTAGTCGAATATTCAAGGAGACTGGTATTGTTCCCCCTGTTAAGGATTATAGATGCGGATACGGGCTTTTCTTCTTTTACAGTGAACACAGTTTCGCTGTTGGGCTTTAATTCCATTTTAAAGCGGTAAAGCGTAAATGTTTTTTCATCATACGAGGAAGGTTCAGAGAGTTTTGCCCCGGAAGCAATGGGATGCTCGATGATGAGTTTCTTTGATTCCGACGATGCATTTCTTATTGTATAGGCATTTGTGTAAACATATCGCTTTTTTATCTGCAGGCATCCCGGGATAATGGCCGCGCCGGTTATCGCCTTTTCTTCCGAACAGGCAAGGCTTCCCGATACAGTAAGATCATCGCCATAGGAGATGATGCGCTTTTCATTCTCGGGGAAGAATTCGATCAGCGCATCCCCGGCATACCCGTTATCATAGACCGAAATGGGGCCTGCGGGCAGTTTCATCCCTGTGGTATTGACAAGCTCAACGCTGATAGCCGGATGCAATGTCCCGCCTTCCCTGGCTTCGACGCCGTTGAATACCAGGGTTTTGCCGGCTTCGATTTCCGCTTCTACCAGGGGGAACATGGCGCTTCCCCGCCTGGCAAGGCTCACCGGCCGCTTGAGGGTAAACTCGAACTGGTCGCCTGTATCCCTGGCCTGGGCGGTTTCTACAGCGCCGCCGGAAACATCTTCGTCCTCAATTTCATCATCCGTTTCGCTATTAAAACTACCAAGGTAGTTGGAAGCGATACTGTTTTCTTTCATGCCGCCGGATGCAAATGCCTGAGTAATATCCTCCCTGACTGTTGACCTTCTCCTGGAGAATGAAGGGTATGCATCGGCTGCCTCAGTCCCCGATTCGTAGGTTCTTGCCTTGGCAATGCCCGCGATGGCCAGGGGCAATTCGGGCCTGTCCGTGCGGTATGGCGCATAGAGGTTTTGGATAAACGAAACCGGCCTGCCTGTGACCAGGGAAAGCTCGACGCCATCCCAGTCGGTATCGCTGTCGTTGTCAACAATAGCCCAGCCCTGGAGCATTGGCTGCCTGCCCGCAAGCTCAAGGCGGTAGCCCACCTTCCAGACCGGCGTGGGGATCACATAGCTGAGGGACACTTCTCGCTTCCCTTCCCCGGTCAGGGAAAGGAGGAGGTTCACATTGTCCTTGTCCCTGGCCCCAAGGATGAGATCCAACGCCCGGTTTAAGTCGGCGTTTATTTTTTCATCTTTGAAAGAAAAAGAGGCTATATCTTTTAACGCAATGGATTTGATCCCCTGGCCGGTAACCAGGGTAAGCCACGCGTTCTGAATCACCGGTTTCTCCCCGAGCTCATAGGCTTCGCCGGGGCGGGCCTCCCTGTATTCGGTACTGAGAATGCGCCCCGTGATCGGCCCCGGCACTGACACTTCGATTTCAGCTCCGGTCATTGAATTGAGAAGCTCCGCGATACTATCGCTGCCTGAAGGGTCGATTTTAAGGCTCTTCAATGACTGCCGCAAAGCTTCTTTGGATGAGTAGCTCACCGTAGGGAAGTCCGATGCAGGATCGTTCACAACCAGGGACTTGAGGGCATCATTGACCGCATCCTCCCTGAAGGGCAAATTAATTGATGCAGCTTTTTCTATGCTGCCCGAATGCCTGAAAAACCCTACCCCCGAAGAGAAAAGGGCTATGCGTTCAACCTTAAGATCCTTTCCTTCCATAATAATGCAATAATCGCATAGCATTGGATTTCTGTAAATACGAGCCCTCTGTCCGAAAATGGCTAGTATTTCCCTTTTCCTGTTGTATAATTGGTCAATGATTTATACCAGCACCTTAAAGACGCCCCTGGGGCCGATAACCGTGGCAGCGGAAAACGAAGCCTTGACCGGATTATGGTTTTTTAATCAAAAATACTATCCCTGCCAAACGGCAGAATGGATTGACAAATCCGATTATCCGCTTTTTAAATCCCTGGACAGCTGGCTGGGCGATTATTTTGCAGGGAAAAACCCGAAACTTGATTTTAAACTGAACCCCTGGGGAACGGTTTTTCAGAGAAGGGTGTGGAACAAACTTTTGAAAATCCCCTATGGAAAAACCAGCACCTATGGGGCTATCGCGGCGCAACTTGAGGCGGAAAAGAGATCCTCTCCCAGGGCTGTGGGAGGCGCCGTGGGGCATAACCCCATTTCCATACTCATTCCCTGCCACCGGGTCATAGGCTCATCGGGAAACATCACTGGTTATGCAGGGGGAATCGACAAAAAGCTGGCCCTGCTCCGGATTGAACAAATCTTTTTAAGCCCTCAGGTACGAGATGATATTGACAAGGGAGTTTTCAGAACCGAAGGCCCCTGATTTGGCAACAATGGTCATCCTTTTGCCCTCGCCTCCCCAGGCATTGGCTAAAACCACGCCCGGTTCTATCTCGGCAAGGGGGGTGATGCGATCCATGCAGAGTGCCTCCATAAGCGCGAGGAGGGTGTCGCCTCCGAAAACGGAAACGCTGAGTTCCCCTGAGCCGCGTATTGCAGAAGCAGCAAATCGCGCAAGGCCCTTGGCGATTTTTCCGGCGGAAAGGCTGTCCTGAGTCCTGGGAAGATCCCCGTTGGTAGAGACTATGCAGGATTTGTCATTTTTCAGATGGGTTCGCACTTTTGCTGCCAATTTTTTTGCCTCCTCTGATTCGGTCCGGAAATCAATGAGCATGGCGGAAGAAATCTTTACGAGGGGCACACCGCTTAAAGACGCCTTCTCAATCTGTTCAACTGAAGCAGGGTGGAGGCTGCCTGAAAGCGCGAGCAGGGGCAGGGAAGGATTCGGAATGAGGCTGTGGGTGTCCGGAATCTCCTGGCGTGCAAGGGGCAGCAAGGCCATAAGCACCCTGGCAAACCCTGCGCAGCCTGCGCTTGCTTTTAGAAGCCCCTCTTTTTTTAGCAAATCGCCAATGGCGTCCATGGCGCTATTTTCCCTGCAATCGAATACGCCAATACCCCGCCTTTTTTCTCCCCCTGGGAGTGAGCCATCCTGGGGAATGGAAATGACAGGAAGATTTGATTCCTGGGCTATGATGTCCTGTACGGCGCTTGAGCCTATGGGGTTTAGGGGATCGCGAGCCATGGGGGTTTGATCAATGGGGGTGCCGTTCAGGAGTTGGCGGCCGGCTTCAGTGGTCCTGCCAAGATCGGGGTATGCGGGTATGAAGGGCAGGAAATCAATGCCTCCGGCTTCCATCAGCGCTTCAAGCTCGCAGCCAATATGGCCCCGGAGGCAGGAATCGGTTTTTTTATACACAAAAGGGATGCCCCGGGCAAATCCGGCCAGTGTAAAAATTCGCTCCCTGGCCTGGGCTGGGAGAAGGTGGCGGGAATCGGTGTTGATCACCAATACCTCTGCCCCAGGATTGTTTTTTCCTTCTGCATAATTTGGGAAGGGGTATACGTCAGTCGGGATTCCTGCCCGGGAAAACTGAACCCCTGTGTCCAGGGCGCCAGTAAGATCGTCTGCCAGGATCAATAACTTGTACATAAGGGCCTCAATCTATAGAATTGCGAAAGGTAGGTCTATGTATAACATTATTCCGAAATTGTGCAATGAGATAAAGCTCCCCCGTATG is drawn from Leadbettera azotonutricia ZAS-9 and contains these coding sequences:
- a CDS encoding ABC transporter substrate-binding protein, with the protein product MKTARKIISLVIVLMVVCGALFASGSQSGAAPAASGSSGAVSVDTLPRKETLYYNGLQWGAPGGNNPYGNSNNAFIGGERQLQFETLFLYNMLDGKLYPQIGDSYAWSGQNLTVKLNQNVKFSDGSALTAADVVNSFVLAQKYSIAASGYWAYLDSVSSTDNYTVVFKGKPSNFNPKYVEAAISAHPITSKAYWDKQNLSSDPSAMIQFVGWDVIGTGPYLPYFHDDTKMVIVRNDNYWGKHASRYGKLPTPKYVAHNVYKDNTSGDEAFRAGQVDMSQQFITQVWRIWESGAPVETYIPQAPYYFPGVIPMIIFNTTKPGLNDPAVRRAIAMSLDYDMIGTNAMSGYTAKMVPSLMLPVPAEQALIDTEALKPYQWSGVDIAGANKLLDQAGWVRGADGIRAKGGVKLSFKAECPYGWADWNASLEVVAQSGRALGMDIQTYFPESPIWQQDKDNTTFDILMDSPGGTGAASPWTRAYAAMGSQDIPPAGTPNRVQNWGRWVNQEANQIINQLASETDAAKVKQLWTRLNIIYLQEMPTAGLMYRPGLFHTVNTSVWTGFPKINDGSNIPPTICCDGYGIKALYNLKAK
- a CDS encoding methylated-DNA--[protein]-cysteine S-methyltransferase; translated protein: MIYTSTLKTPLGPITVAAENEALTGLWFFNQKYYPCQTAEWIDKSDYPLFKSLDSWLGDYFAGKNPKLDFKLNPWGTVFQRRVWNKLLKIPYGKTSTYGAIAAQLEAEKRSSPRAVGGAVGHNPISILIPCHRVIGSSGNITGYAGGIDKKLALLRIEQIFLSPQVRDDIDKGVFRTEGP
- a CDS encoding DUF4139 domain-containing protein, which produces MEGKDLKVERIALFSSGVGFFRHSGSIEKAASINLPFREDAVNDALKSLVVNDPASDFPTVSYSSKEALRQSLKSLKIDPSGSDSIAELLNSMTGAEIEVSVPGPITGRILSTEYREARPGEAYELGEKPVIQNAWLTLVTGQGIKSIALKDIASFSFKDEKINADLNRALDLILGARDKDNVNLLLSLTGEGKREVSLSYVIPTPVWKVGYRLELAGRQPMLQGWAIVDNDSDTDWDGVELSLVTGRPVSFIQNLYAPYRTDRPELPLAIAGIAKARTYESGTEAADAYPSFSRRRSTVREDITQAFASGGMKENSIASNYLGSFNSETDDEIEDEDVSGGAVETAQARDTGDQFEFTLKRPVSLARRGSAMFPLVEAEIEAGKTLVFNGVEAREGGTLHPAISVELVNTTGMKLPAGPISVYDNGYAGDALIEFFPENEKRIISYGDDLTVSGSLACSEEKAITGAAIIPGCLQIKKRYVYTNAYTIRNASSESKKLIIEHPIASGAKLSEPSSYDEKTFTLYRFKMELKPNSETVFTVKEEKPVSASIILNRGNNTSLLEYSTTGGFPEDVCDFLRKAADLKAKEENATVEKEEREGKREKLIEDQERVRKNLESAGSTSPQGQKYLKRMDGIDEKIDSLDEEILSLEKKAQASREEFIKFVGESELREI
- a CDS encoding four-carbon acid sugar kinase family protein, yielding MYKLLILADDLTGALDTGVQFSRAGIPTDVYPFPNYAEGKNNPGAEVLVINTDSRHLLPAQARERIFTLAGFARGIPFVYKKTDSCLRGHIGCELEALMEAGGIDFLPFIPAYPDLGRTTEAGRQLLNGTPIDQTPMARDPLNPIGSSAVQDIIAQESNLPVISIPQDGSLPGGEKRRGIGVFDCRENSAMDAIGDLLKKEGLLKASAGCAGFARVLMALLPLARQEIPDTHSLIPNPSLPLLALSGSLHPASVEQIEKASLSGVPLVKISSAMLIDFRTESEEAKKLAAKVRTHLKNDKSCIVSTNGDLPRTQDSLSAGKIAKGLARFAASAIRGSGELSVSVFGGDTLLALMEALCMDRITPLAEIEPGVVLANAWGGEGKRMTIVAKSGAFGSENSLVNIISYLRA